In a single window of the Microbacterium sp. SL75 genome:
- a CDS encoding Asp23/Gls24 family envelope stress response protein: protein MTTIDATIDPPDLDAAATLAATAAGAVPGVHSLGSLVGRASDAVRERVGLASAAPGVKIDTGRGDSVTATISLVIDYPHKLRDVAGAVRTAVKSALEPLGRGTIAVDVVVTGVFGPFDRDVVEEAEERADAVAARTSEAVDDAKARAKDVAGRASAAVDAAREKSKDLAASASETIDAAVSQTKDVAAGAAAAVGETARQARERVVAADAESDVVAADRVTEGLEPERPGASVGDRTDVSDVVAEALEDAAIDIAVAADEVRAGEQTPATDSVRSVADGERPRS from the coding sequence ATGACCACCATCGATGCGACCATCGACCCGCCCGACCTGGATGCTGCGGCGACCCTGGCGGCGACCGCCGCAGGCGCGGTTCCGGGGGTTCACTCGCTCGGCAGCCTGGTCGGACGAGCTTCGGATGCCGTTCGTGAGCGGGTCGGTCTCGCCAGCGCCGCTCCGGGGGTGAAGATCGACACCGGTCGTGGCGACTCGGTCACCGCGACCATCTCGCTCGTCATCGACTACCCGCACAAACTGCGAGACGTCGCAGGTGCCGTGCGCACCGCGGTGAAGTCGGCCCTTGAGCCGCTCGGTCGCGGCACCATCGCCGTCGACGTCGTCGTGACCGGGGTCTTCGGGCCGTTCGATCGCGACGTCGTCGAGGAAGCGGAAGAGCGGGCGGATGCCGTCGCCGCCCGCACTTCGGAAGCAGTCGATGACGCGAAGGCCAGGGCGAAGGATGTCGCGGGTCGCGCGTCGGCGGCCGTCGACGCCGCACGCGAGAAATCGAAGGACCTCGCAGCCAGTGCCTCCGAGACCATCGACGCCGCCGTATCGCAGACGAAGGACGTCGCCGCGGGAGCCGCGGCCGCCGTGGGCGAGACGGCCCGCCAAGCGCGCGAGCGCGTCGTCGCGGCCGACGCGGAGTCCGACGTCGTCGCCGCGGATCGCGTGACCGAGGGCCTCGAGCCCGAGCGTCCCGGCGCATCCGTCGGAGATCGCACGGACGTGAGCGACGTCGTCGCCGAGGCTCTCGAAGACGCCGCGATCGACATCGCGGTCGCCGCTGACGAGGTGCGTGCCGGCGAGCAGACCCCGGCGACGGACAGCGTGCGGTCGGTCGCCGACGGCGAGCGTCCTCGCTCCTGA